CTGCTGTCGGTGGAACCCCGTACCGCCGACTGCGTTCTCCAGAGCCTCGTCCTCGGCGAACCGGTCAGCGTCACGACCGGTGAGACCACCATGGCCGGCCTGAACTGCGGTACGCCCTCCGGCATCGCCTGGCCCCTGCTGCGCGACGGGCTTGACGCGGCCATCGCCGTCGACGACGCCGACAGTGCCCGCGCGGCCGGTGATCTCGCGGCACTCGGCGTCTCCTCCGGCCCCTGCGGCGCCGCCCCGCTCGCCGGTGTCCGCGCCGCGCTGAGCGGCGACGGCGCCGACGAACGCCGTACGGCCCTCGGCCTCGGCCCCGCCTCGACGGTGGTACTGCTGAGCACGGAGGGCAGCGCCGCCAACCCGCACGGCGCACCCGGCTGACTCCGGCGCCGCCGTCAGCCCGCGGCGTCGGGGGAGCTTCGCGGTGCGCCGCCGGTGGCCCAGGACGCGAGGAAGCGCAGCCCCTCGTACGTGGGCGTGCCGGGTTCGGCGGTCCAGATGACCAGTTGCTGGTCGGGGTCGGTGGTGGCGGTCAGGGTGTCCCAGTCCAGGGTGAGTTCCCCGGCGAGGGGGTGGTGGAGGGACTTGGTGCCCACGCTCAGCGTGGCGACGTCATGGGCGGCCCACCACTGGCGGAATTGCTCGTCGTGCACGGACAGCTCACCGACGAGGGCGGAGAGCCGCGGGTCGTCCGGATACTTGGCGGCCTCCATGCGGAGCTGGGCGACACAGGTACGGGCAACCGTCGTCCAGTCCGAATACAACGTGCGCATCGCAGGGTCCGTGAAAATGAGCCGGACATAATTGCGACGCTTTTCCGGTATTTGCGCGAAATCGGTGATCATCGCCGCCGCGAGCGCGTTCCAGGCGAGAATGTCCATACGCCGGCCCATGACGATCGCGGGGGTGGCCGTCAGATCGTCCAGGAGCCGGCGCAACTGGGGCTG
This window of the Streptomyces niveus genome carries:
- a CDS encoding helix-turn-helix domain-containing protein, yielding MSSSARLNELGEFLKARRAELSPRTVGLPESGGPRRVPGLRREEVAQLAAISTDYYTRLEQGRIRASTPVLSALTRALHLQDDQRAYLFSLAGKPSARSPRRAGQKVQPQLRRLLDDLTATPAIVMGRRMDILAWNALAAAMITDFAQIPEKRRNYVRLIFTDPAMRTLYSDWTTVARTCVAQLRMEAAKYPDDPRLSALVGELSVHDEQFRQWWAAHDVATLSVGTKSLHHPLAGELTLDWDTLTATTDPDQQLVIWTAEPGTPTYEGLRFLASWATGGAPRSSPDAAG